From the genome of Chloroherpetonaceae bacterium:
CTAACTTGATGCAATTTAAGAGGTATGATTTCACTGCGAGAGGTGTCGCTGCAACTAGCAGGCAAGCAAATTTTTGAGCGTCTGTCGCTGGATGTAGGGCGTGGGGAGTTTCTTTACATCTTAGGGCCTAGCGGCGCAGGCAAAAGTTCACTGCTACGCTTGCTCTATATGGATATTTTCCCAAGCAGCGGCGAAGTCAAAGTCGGTGAGTTTTCCTCGCGCACCATTCGCAAGCGAGAGATTCCTTTTCTGAGGCGCAACTTGGGGATTGTGTTTCAGGAATTTCGGTTGCTAGAAGACCGTACGGTATATGAAAACGTAGCCTTCGTGCTGGAAGTAACAGGTGTTCGACCAAAAGAGATTCCAAAGAAGGTCAGTGATGCACTGGCAGAAGTCGGACTGAGTCAGAAGCGTCATGAAATGCCCCAAAATCTGTCGGGTGGCGAGCAGCAGCGCGTCGCCATTGCGCGCGCCATCGTGCGCGAACCATTTGTGCTCTTAGCCGATGAGCCGACTGGCAATTTAGACCCCGAAGTCTCGCTGGAAATTATGCAACTTCTTCGGCGCATTAGCTTCAAAGGAATTACAACCATTGTCGTAACGCATGACTATCACATCGCTGAAAAACTGCCAGCCAGAACGCTGTTTGTCAAAGACGGCAAAATTGAGGAAATCCATACTTTTCCGAAGGCAGCGCCGAAATAAACTGAGAACAACCTCGCCTGTGGAACTGCCCCGAATTCTCTGCTGAGAATTAAACCGCGCAGAAAGCAAGCGTGTCAATAGCGCTGATAGTGAACAAATTCGTGAGAGTCGATGCACACTAAAAAAGTAATAAGCAGGTTGGCACTGCTTGTGCTCAGTGCCGTTACGCTATGCTGCACTGCGCTGCCGACGGTATCTGAACGCAGTTCGTCTGGTGCACTGAGCGTTTCGCCGTATTACCGCACGACTCTAAAACTGCCATACCGAGAAGCTGGGCTTTCAGACCGAGAAGCGGCTGCCCATCTCTTAGATCGCTTTGCATTTGGTGCACGCCCAGGTGAAGTCGATGCAGTCGTACAAATGGGCGTGGAAAAGTGGTTGGAGCAGCAATTAGAGGCAAGGCAGAAAAGCACAAAGTTAGACGAAAAATTAGCCCAATTTCCTGCGCTCGCAATGAGCAATGCTGAGATTCTGAACACTTATCCTAACCCGGGGCTGCTCCTTGCCCAAGCTTACCGTGAAGGCTTGATTTCTCAAAGGGATACGGCAAATCGAGCTGAGCTGCGCCGAAAGATATTAGGGCTGTATCGCAAAGAGGGCGTGCGCCCGCAGCGAGAACTCTTGGACATATTGCGCACGCAAAAGATTCTGCGCGCCGTCTACAGCGAAAATCAGCTCGAGGAAGTGCTCACAGACTTTTGGTTCAATCACTTCAATGTGTCCATCACAGATAACAGAGCAAGGGCATTTGTGCTGAGCTACGAGCGTGATGCGATTCGACCCAATGCCTTAGGAAAGTTTCGCACACTCTTAGGCGCGACGGCTAAACACCCTGCTATGCTGCTCTACTTGGATAACGCGCAGTCAACTGCTGCAGAAGGCGCGTCCACGACACTTTCACAACAGATGCGGCAAAGCCCACTCTTTGCACATCGGCGGCAACGAGCGATGGTAGAACGAAAAGCAGAAATGAAAGCCATGCAAGACAAGCTGCCAGATGCTGTGCAGAGACGCTTCCCAAAACGTGGCATCAATGAAAACTATGCACGAGAGCTGATGGAACTCCACACGCTTGGTGTGGAAGGAGGGTACACGCAAAAAGACGTGGTGGAAGTGGCGCGTGCTTTTACGGGCTGGACAGTTGCGCCACGAGGTAAGCGTGCTGAACCGTTTCACACGCGTATTGAGCAAGCAAAAGCACTGGGTTTCCTCGAAGAAGGTGACTTCCTTTTCCGACCTGATATGCACGATGCGGGCGAAAAAGTGATTTTAGGCACAGTCTTCCCAGCAGGTGGTGGCAAAGAAGAAGGCGAAAGAGTGCTTGATATACTGGCGTCGCATCCCTCAACTGCTCGCTTTATCTCAACTAAGCTGGCAAGGCGGTTCGTTTCAGACTCGCCGCCCAAGTCGCTCATTGAGAAACTGACAAAGGCTTTTCTTGAAACTGATGGTGATATACGGGCAATGGTGCGCACGATGGCTGAATCACCAGAGTTTTGGAGCAAAGAAGCGCGCCGTGCAAAAATCAAATCCCCCTTTGAGCTGACGGTCAGTGCTTTGCGCGCAATCGGCGCAGAAGTCGAACACACACGCGACCTTGCACGGTGGATTGAACGGCAAGGACAACCTCTTTATGCCTGCCAAGCCCCAACAGGCTACCCCGACAGTGCAGCCGCATGGGTCAATGCAGGGGCACTGCTAAATCGAATGAATTTTGGCTTGCAATTAGCGTTAGGCAGAATTCAGGGCATCTCATTCGACCTCTTAGCACTCAATGGCTACCATGAGCCAGAATCGCTGGAGGACGCACTGCGGGCTTACGCTGCACGGCTTCTGCCAGAACGCGACCATAGTGAGACGATTCGGCGGCTTCTACCACTTTTGCAGCAGCCCGACTTTGCGGAACAACTCTCCAAGGTAGTGCCTAATATGCCCATGCCGCGCTTTGAGCGAAACGGTATGAAGTGGCGCGATGAAACCGTAGTTCAGGACTGGATAAGTGAGGAAACCGATGAGAGCCAGATCGCACCAGCGGAAAGCGGCGAAAACCGTCCAACAGCCAGTGCAGTAGCAAAAGTAGTGGGGCTCATCTTAGGCTCGCCTGAATTTCAACGGCGGTAGTTTGGGGAACAGCAAACTTGAGGGATATGCTGACACGAAGGGCATTTCTAAAAACGACAGGACTTGCCTTGCTATCAATTGGGTGGGATAGCACCCCGCTTTTTTTGAAGCGAGCTGTAGCAGCTGTCTCAAGCAGTATGCCGCGCAGGGTGCTGGTGACTATTTTCCAGCGCGGCGGAATGGATGGCGTGATGGCCGTGACACCCTACACGGATAGCTATGTGCAGCAACTGCGACCGCATCTGGCACTGGCACTGCCCGACAAGAGCAGTGATGCACTGCTGGATTTGGACGGGCGCTTCGGACTGCATCCAGCATTTCAACCGCTCTTGCCTTTTTTCAAGGAGCGGCAGTTAGCAATTGTGCACGGTGTCGGCTCGCCCAATCCTACTCGCTCACATTTTGACCAGCAAGATTATATGGAATCTGGCACGCCTGAAAGAAAAGGCACACCTGATGGTTGGCTGAATCGGCTTGCCAGAGAATTAAGCAAAGAAACCACACCATTTCGAGCAGTAGCGCTTACCCGAATACTGCCACGCGCGCTTTATGGTGCGGCACCTGCACTGGCAATTCCAAGCCTTGCTGAGTTTG
Proteins encoded in this window:
- a CDS encoding ATP-binding cassette domain-containing protein; this translates as MISLREVSLQLAGKQIFERLSLDVGRGEFLYILGPSGAGKSSLLRLLYMDIFPSSGEVKVGEFSSRTIRKREIPFLRRNLGIVFQEFRLLEDRTVYENVAFVLEVTGVRPKEIPKKVSDALAEVGLSQKRHEMPQNLSGGEQQRVAIARAIVREPFVLLADEPTGNLDPEVSLEIMQLLRRISFKGITTIVVTHDYHIAEKLPARTLFVKDGKIEEIHTFPKAAPK
- a CDS encoding DUF1800 domain-containing protein; amino-acid sequence: MHTKKVISRLALLVLSAVTLCCTALPTVSERSSSGALSVSPYYRTTLKLPYREAGLSDREAAAHLLDRFAFGARPGEVDAVVQMGVEKWLEQQLEARQKSTKLDEKLAQFPALAMSNAEILNTYPNPGLLLAQAYREGLISQRDTANRAELRRKILGLYRKEGVRPQRELLDILRTQKILRAVYSENQLEEVLTDFWFNHFNVSITDNRARAFVLSYERDAIRPNALGKFRTLLGATAKHPAMLLYLDNAQSTAAEGASTTLSQQMRQSPLFAHRRQRAMVERKAEMKAMQDKLPDAVQRRFPKRGINENYARELMELHTLGVEGGYTQKDVVEVARAFTGWTVAPRGKRAEPFHTRIEQAKALGFLEEGDFLFRPDMHDAGEKVILGTVFPAGGGKEEGERVLDILASHPSTARFISTKLARRFVSDSPPKSLIEKLTKAFLETDGDIRAMVRTMAESPEFWSKEARRAKIKSPFELTVSALRAIGAEVEHTRDLARWIERQGQPLYACQAPTGYPDSAAAWVNAGALLNRMNFGLQLALGRIQGISFDLLALNGYHEPESLEDALRAYAARLLPERDHSETIRRLLPLLQQPDFAEQLSKVVPNMPMPRFERNGMKWRDETVVQDWISEETDESQIAPAESGENRPTASAVAKVVGLILGSPEFQRR